GCTATTCCTCTTTGTTATTCGTAAAAGCCAAAATCGTGAACCGCTTTGGTCATTGCATAGACATTGGCCGATGGCGCATTGACCGGCATCCCGCAGCCCGGTCCGAGAATAAAGCCGCCCGGCGCCTTTTTCCCCTTTTCGATGGCGACACGGCACAGTTCGTAGACCTGCTCGGGCGTGCCGGTCTGGATAACCGCCGGCTCGATATTGCCGAAAATGATATCTTTCGGAAAAAGATCCGCTGCCGTTTCAAGATCCACCTCATGACCGAAACTCAGCACGCTGGGATGAGGCCACGGAGGAGACTCGGCATAAAGGGGCAGGTTCAGGTTCTGCTCGCCGCAGATATGCTGGCCGAAAAGCTGGACCCCCAGTTCCCTGAGGCGTTGATGGTATGCTTCGTGATAGGGCAGGGCGAATTTTTTGAACGTTCTGGGGGAAACGAGCTGGTTCGACTCGCTCGGGCTGCTCATCCACACGAAGACCCGATCAGTGCCGAACGTTTCCAGCCAAAGCGTCAGCACATTGATGATGTGCTTCAAAGAGATGTCCAGCAATGCCTCGCACAGTTTCGGCTTTTTCATGGTCCAGCGGAGAAACAGATCGATTCCGCAGATGTTGGCGGCCATGGTGAAAGGGCTACGGGAGAAGAAATAGACCGGCAGGTTGTGCTCGAACTGGAGTTTGGAAAATCGCATGGCCAGAGGGATTCTGCCGACCGTGGCCGGATCGGGAAGCGTCAGCTTGGCCACGTCCTCCTCACTGTTCACCGGTTTTTCCGTAACGACCAGGGCGCCTTCGAATTCTCCCCGAGGCATCCGAACGTCTCCGCCGAAATCCCAGGCGCCCAACACGGTATGCCCGGCATACTGGGGGATCGGATCCCAGCCGTATTGCTCGGTGGTCCATTGCATGTCGGCAAAACTTTTTTCCGGGTCCTCATAGGCATCGGCCACCGTGTGTCCCGCATTGCGGGTGTTGAATCCCGTACTCATGGCGCCAAGGGGAACCCGGTCAGGCTTTTGGTATGAGAACAGGGCTTTTATTCTTTCGCTGGCTGTCATTCGGTCTTGTCTTAAATGCATGTCGCCTCCGTGGATATCCCGGTTTGCGCCGGAAGTTGCCATGGCCGTATAAAAAATCAGGCCGCCTTTTTGAGCAGATTTTTGGCTACCTGGACCGCGCTGATGGCGTCTTTTGCATAGCCGTCTGCCCCGTATTGCTGGGCGATGTCTGCGGTTAGCGGCGCGCCGCCCACCAAGATGATGACATCCGGTTTTTCCGCCTTGAGCATCCCGATGACCTTGGGCATGGCCATCATGCTGGTGGTCATCAAAGCCGAAATGGCGACCACGTCGGCACCGGTGTCTTTCAGCGCCTCGACAAATTTATCCAGTTTCACATCTTTTCCCAGGTCGCAGATGTCCCAACCGGCGGCTTCGAACATGGTTTTCACCAGGCTTTTGCCGATATCGTGAATGTCCCCTTCCACAACGCCCATGACGATCTTGCCGGCAGTCTGGTGTTCATCCACTTTTACATGGGGCCGAAGCACATCGAGGCCGGCATACATGGCATCCGAGCACAGAAGGAGTTCAGGTACGAAGTATTCTTTCTGTTCATACAAACGACCCACTTCATCCATGCCGGCAGCCAGTCCCCCCATGATGGCATCGTAGGGCGGAACGCCTATTTCCAGTGCCTTCTTGCAAAGGTCGGCCGCCTTTTCCTCATCGAATTCCACCACACAGTCATGGATTTCTTTCAGCAACTCGTTTTTTATCTCGTCTTTCATTATTTCTCCTTTTCTTTCTGAACGCTCATCATGTTATTGGACGGATCTGGAAGACAAAGGAAAGCATTTTCCGAGGATCTCACCCATATCCCATACCCGGATGCCCAGTTCTTTCTCATGTTTCATCAGGTTGATTAAGCAGATGGGACAGGCCACCAGGATATCGGAACCGTTGGCGGCAAGTTCCCGGGCCCGCATACAGGAAATGGACCGGCTTAGATCTGCGTAGGCATATTCAACGGGTCCGCCGCAGCAGCCGGTATTGATTCCGCAGTTTTCAGGCTCGGCCACCTGGCAGCCGATTCGGGACAAAATGGTCCGGATGGGTTCAACGATCCCCAGATCCCGGGTCATGACGCACGAATCGTGCAGGACGATTTTTTCCGGGACCCCATCCGGTCGGGCTTTCGGAAAAATGGATTCGGCGTCGGCAAGAACCTCCAGGTAATGGCGCACCGCCAGGTTGAATTCGCCCATGTAGCGGGGATAAACCTGGCGCAGCATGAAGGTGGTGTGCGGGTCGACGGTTAGAACGGTTCGGCTGCCTGTCGATTGCAGCGTGCGATACACCTCGCGGGCAATGGGGGCAACGGCCTCTTCCATCCCCAAATCGTACAGCAGCACACCGCTGTAAGGCTCCTTGTCGAAAAGGTAGGCGGGATCGATACCGGCTTTTCGCAATGCGGCGACAATGCCGAAAAGGGCCGATTCCGTACGTTTCCGGATTTCGCCTTCCCGTCGTGCGCCCAGCCGAATGATCGGATCGCCGGCCAGTGCACCGGCATATTCCGCCATCTTGGAAAACAGTTTGACGGAAAGCATGGGGACCAGCGGCTGCGCCTTGGCGGCCATCTCCGTTGTCTGGACCACATAGGGCAGCATTTGATACATGCGCGCCGTGAAAAGCAGGGGCGAACCATGGTCGGAAAGGTTCAGATTGTCGGCCCATTTCGTCCAATAGGGCACTTTCAGCCCCAGGGGGTCGCCGGTTCTCTCGATATTGCCCTGGATGGTTTTCAGGGCTTGTGAGATCAATACCTTAGAGTTTCGCATGTTTTCCTCCCCGGACCAGGCGATCCGAAAGCAGCCGGCGTCCGCGCTGGATCAGCTCGCAGATATCCAGATTCTGGCCCTTGCTCTTGCAGACGACCTCGCATCGGCGGCATTGCAGGCAACTGTACAGGCAGTAGGTCAGCGCATCGTCCAGTTCCAGCGTGCCGTTGAGCAGGTGTTTGATGATTTGCATACGCCCGTATGAAGAAAAACTTTCGACACCTCCGTAGGACTGGTAGGTCGGGCAGACATCTACACAAAATCTGCAGGAACGGCATTTTGCCAGCTCCTTGAGGAGCATTTCCTGTTCCATCGCATCGTTTTTCACACCCAGCCCTCCAGATTTCCCCGGTTGAGAATATTTTCGGGATCGAAGGTTTTTTTCAGACGAGTCAGGGTCTGCGTATAGACCGGACCATACTTCTTTTCGAGGAAACCGGCCCGCTGGGCCGTCAGGCCCCATTCGCCCCCGCACCCACCGTATTTGACGTTAAGCGCTTCGGTTTTTTCGCGGACTTCCAGGGTGACGGCTTTCTTGATATCGTTGGGAAGGTCCTTGGTGGGGATGAAGGCATAGGCATGAATTGTCGGCGCTCCGATGTGGCCAAAGGAGTAAAATTCGTTGCCCTTGTAACTGTCCAGGTTCAGAATCAGTTCTTTCGCTTCCAGAAAGGCGTCTTTGAGCTTATCCACCCGGGGCGTGATTTCACTGCCGAAAGTCGATCCGAGCCGGTACACGTAATTGCCCGCCTCGGCCCGGCTGCTCCAGACCTTGCCCCATTCGGCCGCGTCCGATACGATGCCGGCCTCGATGGGATTCGACTTTTTGACGAAATCCAGAAACATGCGGGCCTTGGCCTGGCAGCCTTCTTCGGTGGCCGAGTGCATGCTCATCATGGCCACGGCGCCGGGAGGTGCCGAAAGGCCCACGGCCTCGAAACCGACCTTGGAGGATTTCTCATCCAGGTACTCGAAGAACAGAGGGGTAGGAATCCCCTTACGATACATGGCCATCACCGTATCGAGGATTTCTTCGGTACTGTTGAAATAAGCCACGATGTTCTCCATGTAAGGTTTGGGAATCAGGCGCATGCGGATGCGGGTGATTACGCAGAGCAGCCCTTCGGACCCCACGAGAAATTTGGTCGCCTCGATGCCCGCCGGTTTGCGGGTCGATTGGGTGCCCGTTTCAAGGATTTCGCCGGTGGGCAGCACCACTTCCAATCCCAGGACATAGTCCCCCGGCTTGCCGAGGCTGGCGTCCACGGCATGGGCGCTGGTGTTGACCGCAACCGAGCCGCCGATAGTGGCAATGGGTTCGCTGCCGGGAAAAACGGGAAGCAGGGCATTATATGGGGCCAGGGCTTTTCTGAGATTTCCGATGTGCATGCCCGGTCCGACTTCGAAATAGCCTCTTTCCGGATAGATTTTAAGGTCCTGCATCCGGGCCGTATCGAGGACGATGGCATTGGTTTTGGGTCGTCCCAACCCGACCAGGGAGGTGCCGGAACCGTGGGTATGCACCGGGATTTTTCTACTGCTGGCATAGGCCAGCACGGCGGCAACCTCGCGGCTGTCGGCCGGTCGGGCCACGGCGTACGGCATGTGATGGGGTTCCACATCCCAGGGCATGGTATCCTTGGCATAGGCCAGTACGGTGGGCCGATCGCAAAAGGCGTTTTCCTTGCCGACGATATTTGTTAGATCTTTGGCAAGCTGTTTAAGGTCAACGTCCATTGGTTTCTCCTCTTATTTCATGTTTTATCCGGTTTTTTACCCGCATAAACCGTAAAATTGTAACGTTTGAAATAGCAGTCCACATCAACAAACCCGGCAGCCCTCATCCAGGCCAGTTGATATTCAAGGGTAGCGGGACGATCACAGGCCATACGCTTGTAAATCGCCTCGAGTTCGGCTTTTTCGATGTCGGTGGATTCCAGATGCCTGCGCCAGTACCTCTGGTAGCACGCTTCCGTATCCGGCGTCGTGCCAAGGGCCAGTTCGGCGTGGATAAAGCAGCCAGCGGGAGTCAAGGCGTTAAAAATTCTTTGCATGAGCTGCTGTTTTTCCGTATCGGACAGATGATGGATGGACATGGCCGATACGATCAGCGGAAATCGGTCGGGCAGCGTTTCCCGGGCGTAGTCGCGAGCATAAAATTTTACCGCACCTTCCCCGGAAAACCGTTCGCGGGCCTTTTCAAGCATTTTCTCCGAAATGTCCAGAAGATGGGCCTCGGCGTTTGGAAACCGCTTCCGGATCAGCGCCGAAACCAAGCCGGTTCCTGCGCCCAGATCGAGGAAAGAAAATCGATCTGCCCGATCAAAAGGAATCAGATCCAGCAGCGTCCCATAGAAGTCGTCGAAGCAGTAGATTACCTTTCGCCGGTTGCCATCGTATTTATGGGCACCGGCGTCGAAGAGTTCTTTCACGGTCATCGAAGGAATCCTCTCTTGATTTCGGGGAGGCGCTTCAGCCACCCATGATACGGATCAAATCCTGCACATCGCCAAGTGCTTCCAGGTTCTCGATCATTGAAAAAAGCGCTTCGCATGCATCTTTTTTCAACGGGAAACCACTGTAATCGTGGCATTTGGTGAACTTGCGACGGCATTGGTCCGCATTCATGGGATTGCGGGGGTTGCCTAACGGAATCGGGACATCTTCGGAAATGACGGCCCCGTCCTTTCGGACGACGGTCATCTTGGCCGCAAGGATATCCTTTGCCGCCAGGGCGGGATCGGCAGCGACACGGACCCGTTCGGCCAAATCCATCACCGCAGCATCGGCAATGGCTTCGGTCTCGAAGTCCTGCAAAAAGACGTCCCCGCGAATAATCGCGCAGGCGGTGGTATAGGGAATGCTGAACTGGGCGTCGACCTGTGGATTGCTCCCGGGCTGAAAGGGTTTGCCAACCATCTCGGCCCCCATCGAGCAAACCGACACATCGACTCGTTTGATCTCTTCCACCGGCATTACCCGGTCACGCAGAGCCAGAGCCGCGTCGATGCTCGCGTGGGTCATCCGGCAGGCAGGATAGGGTTTGAGGCTCAAATCGACGATTGAATAATGTTTCCCCAGCAATTCGGTAACCGGTGCAGGATCGAAGCTGCCCTGTTCATAAAGTGGATAATATCCGTATGGACCGGTGAGGAAACGTCGGCTTCCGGTAATGCCGCGGCCGGCCAGAAAGGCGGAAAGCACGCCGGCGGAGGCAGCAAAACCGGGTTGCATCCGCTTCACCAGGCATCCTTCCAGCAACCCCTGGGCATTTCCCGAAGTCTGTCCGTAAACGATCCCAAGCGCATTGAAGATTTCTTCCCGGTTCAGACCGAGAATTTTTGCGGCCGTAGCGGCGGCGCCGAAGCAACCGCAGGTGGCCGTTCGGATCCAGGAAAGGGGCTGGTCGATGGCCAGGCTGATCCGGGAGATAATGTCCACACCGACAACCAGAGCGGTGATCAGTTCCTTTCCACTGACGGGTTTGCCGTTTCCCCTCGCCGCCAGCGCCGCCGGCAGCACATTGACGAAGGTGTGCAACGCCGAAGCGTCGAGGGTATCGTCGAAGTCCATGGCGTGCATCATGGCGCTGTTGGCCATCGCCGCCATCGGCGGGGACACCTGGATACCGGACAGCAGCACAGAAGCGCCGCTTTCGACAGGCCAGGTTCCGAGCAGGTCGAGGATTTCCGGGCAGCCGGGCGCACGGCTGCCCGGAAATGCCACGCCTAAAGTATCCAGAATCAGATTTTTGCAACAGTCGATCGACTGACTGTCGAGGTCGTCAAAACTCGTTTCGGCAATGTAATCGACTAAAATTTCTTCCAGGCTCGGTTCTACGGCAGACATGCGGCCTCCGCTGGGTTCCACGGTAAGGAAATTTTTTGGAATTCTTTCAAAAAGTCACCTGCATATTCAGCAATCCTGGCGAGAATTGCCTCACCTTTTTCAACGGTGGCCGAGGTGGGGTCGCCCATGGTGCCCGAATCGGTGATTTCCCGTATATCCTGATATAACGTCTGCACCGAGCCCCCGAAGGCAATATCGCCTAAGGAGTTTTGCACCTTGAAAGCGCTTTCTTTTAACGATTTGGGGTGATCGGCTTGCATGCGTTCAACGACAACGGCTTCCGGTTTCAATGCCATTATCGTTGATGTCATGATTTCACCGGCATGGGTGAACCGGCCTTCTTCAATCAAGCCGTCTTGGATTGCACAAAGGTCGTTCGCCAGTTTCCATATGCTGAGCATGCCAATGCGGATCCCATGACGGCCGGTTAGTAGGCGGGCCGCCGATTCGATGCACGGGTTGTTTCCCCTGTGGGCGTTCAGAAAAACGAACCGGCGGAATCCTGCTTTAAAAAGGCTTTCCACGTACTCGACAAGAACCCGGACCAGTGTTTCCGTCTCCAGAGATATGGTACCGGAAAAGGGCAGAAACCATTTGGAGTAGCCTATGGGCAGGGTCGGGCCAATGAACACCCCCGGGATACCATTCAGTCTTCGAGCAATTCCGTCCGCTACAATGGTGTCGACACCAAGGGGTAAATGGTTCCCCTCCAATTCCGTCGATCCCATGGGAATCACCACGACCGAATTTTCTTCAGCTGCCCTGCTGCATTCTTCTGAAGTCATTTCCGAAATATAAAAAGAAGTCATGGTCCTTATTCTTCTTGTCAGGTTGCTTGATGAACCACCTCTGCAAATAATAGGCTGTTAAGCCCTCGTTTTCGCAGTAACCAATCCGATGGTAAACCGTTTGAGCAGATCCGGAACTCGTATCCAGAGAACGACCAGCACGATAACCAAGCCGATGATATCCGATAAAAGGCCAGGATAGATAAGGCAGCCGGCGCCGACGAACAACAGCACCCGAAAAATGATCGTAAGACGGCCACCGAGGAAATTTTGAGCGGCGCACGCCAGGGCCAGTACGCCGAAAAAGGAGGTTATGCAGACCTGGACAATCTGCCCGGGGCTTCCGATCAGCAGCAGGGCATTGTTGTAGACGAACATATACGGCACGATAAAAATGATCAGCGCCAGGCGACAGGCCGTGAAGGCGGTCCGCATCATGGGCGCATCCGCAATACCGGCGGCCACGAATGCATCGGGCGCCATGGGCGGCGTGATCCCCGCGATGGTAGCGAAATAGAAGACGAACAGATGGGCAGCCAGGGGATAGACGCCGAGTTTGACCAGGGCCGGCACCACGAGAATGGACAGCACGATGTAGGCTGCCACCGGCGGTACGCCCATCCCGAGGATAATCGAGGCGATCATGGTCAGAAAAAGCAATGCCAGCAGGTTGCCGCCGGACATTTTGATCAGCAGGCCCGACATCATCAACCCCAGACCGGTCAGGGTAATCATGCCCAGCACAACGCCGCCCAGGGACAAAATGGCGACTACGGGCAGGGCCGTCAGGGCGCCTTGTTCGAGGCCCTCGAAGAGTTGGCGGAGGGTCATCCGTCGGCCGGGTCCGGCCAGTTGGCTGCAGATGGGAATCGAAACGGCGCCCCAGAAAGCTGCGCGGGTCACCGAAACTTTGGAATATACGAGAAAAAATATCAGGACGAAGATGGGAATGAAGAAAAACCAGCCTTCTTTGAGGGTCTGCTTCAGGCTGGGGAGTTCATCC
This window of the uncultured Desulfosarcina sp. genome carries:
- a CDS encoding uroporphyrinogen decarboxylase family protein, coding for MHLRQDRMTASERIKALFSYQKPDRVPLGAMSTGFNTRNAGHTVADAYEDPEKSFADMQWTTEQYGWDPIPQYAGHTVLGAWDFGGDVRMPRGEFEGALVVTEKPVNSEEDVAKLTLPDPATVGRIPLAMRFSKLQFEHNLPVYFFSRSPFTMAANICGIDLFLRWTMKKPKLCEALLDISLKHIINVLTLWLETFGTDRVFVWMSSPSESNQLVSPRTFKKFALPYHEAYHQRLRELGVQLFGQHICGEQNLNLPLYAESPPWPHPSVLSFGHEVDLETAADLFPKDIIFGNIEPAVIQTGTPEQVYELCRVAIEKGKKAPGGFILGPGCGMPVNAPSANVYAMTKAVHDFGFYE
- a CDS encoding corrinoid protein: MKDEIKNELLKEIHDCVVEFDEEKAADLCKKALEIGVPPYDAIMGGLAAGMDEVGRLYEQKEYFVPELLLCSDAMYAGLDVLRPHVKVDEHQTAGKIVMGVVEGDIHDIGKSLVKTMFEAAGWDICDLGKDVKLDKFVEALKDTGADVVAISALMTTSMMAMPKVIGMLKAEKPDVIILVGGAPLTADIAQQYGADGYAKDAISAVQVAKNLLKKAA
- a CDS encoding (Fe-S)-binding protein, which gives rise to MRNSKVLISQALKTIQGNIERTGDPLGLKVPYWTKWADNLNLSDHGSPLLFTARMYQMLPYVVQTTEMAAKAQPLVPMLSVKLFSKMAEYAGALAGDPIIRLGARREGEIRKRTESALFGIVAALRKAGIDPAYLFDKEPYSGVLLYDLGMEEAVAPIAREVYRTLQSTGSRTVLTVDPHTTFMLRQVYPRYMGEFNLAVRHYLEVLADAESIFPKARPDGVPEKIVLHDSCVMTRDLGIVEPIRTILSRIGCQVAEPENCGINTGCCGGPVEYAYADLSRSISCMRARELAANGSDILVACPICLINLMKHEKELGIRVWDMGEILGKCFPLSSRSVQ
- a CDS encoding (Fe-S)-binding protein — protein: MKNDAMEQEMLLKELAKCRSCRFCVDVCPTYQSYGGVESFSSYGRMQIIKHLLNGTLELDDALTYCLYSCLQCRRCEVVCKSKGQNLDICELIQRGRRLLSDRLVRGGKHAKL
- a CDS encoding FAD-binding oxidoreductase, which codes for MDVDLKQLAKDLTNIVGKENAFCDRPTVLAYAKDTMPWDVEPHHMPYAVARPADSREVAAVLAYASSRKIPVHTHGSGTSLVGLGRPKTNAIVLDTARMQDLKIYPERGYFEVGPGMHIGNLRKALAPYNALLPVFPGSEPIATIGGSVAVNTSAHAVDASLGKPGDYVLGLEVVLPTGEILETGTQSTRKPAGIEATKFLVGSEGLLCVITRIRMRLIPKPYMENIVAYFNSTEEILDTVMAMYRKGIPTPLFFEYLDEKSSKVGFEAVGLSAPPGAVAMMSMHSATEEGCQAKARMFLDFVKKSNPIEAGIVSDAAEWGKVWSSRAEAGNYVYRLGSTFGSEITPRVDKLKDAFLEAKELILNLDSYKGNEFYSFGHIGAPTIHAYAFIPTKDLPNDIKKAVTLEVREKTEALNVKYGGCGGEWGLTAQRAGFLEKKYGPVYTQTLTRLKKTFDPENILNRGNLEGWV
- a CDS encoding methyltransferase domain-containing protein; the encoded protein is MTVKELFDAGAHKYDGNRRKVIYCFDDFYGTLLDLIPFDRADRFSFLDLGAGTGLVSALIRKRFPNAEAHLLDISEKMLEKARERFSGEGAVKFYARDYARETLPDRFPLIVSAMSIHHLSDTEKQQLMQRIFNALTPAGCFIHAELALGTTPDTEACYQRYWRRHLESTDIEKAELEAIYKRMACDRPATLEYQLAWMRAAGFVDVDCYFKRYNFTVYAGKKPDKT
- a CDS encoding MmgE/PrpD family protein, with product MSAVEPSLEEILVDYIAETSFDDLDSQSIDCCKNLILDTLGVAFPGSRAPGCPEILDLLGTWPVESGASVLLSGIQVSPPMAAMANSAMMHAMDFDDTLDASALHTFVNVLPAALAARGNGKPVSGKELITALVVGVDIISRISLAIDQPLSWIRTATCGCFGAAATAAKILGLNREEIFNALGIVYGQTSGNAQGLLEGCLVKRMQPGFAASAGVLSAFLAGRGITGSRRFLTGPYGYYPLYEQGSFDPAPVTELLGKHYSIVDLSLKPYPACRMTHASIDAALALRDRVMPVEEIKRVDVSVCSMGAEMVGKPFQPGSNPQVDAQFSIPYTTACAIIRGDVFLQDFETEAIADAAVMDLAERVRVAADPALAAKDILAAKMTVVRKDGAVISEDVPIPLGNPRNPMNADQCRRKFTKCHDYSGFPLKKDACEALFSMIENLEALGDVQDLIRIMGG
- a CDS encoding creatininase family protein encodes the protein MTSFYISEMTSEECSRAAEENSVVVIPMGSTELEGNHLPLGVDTIVADGIARRLNGIPGVFIGPTLPIGYSKWFLPFSGTISLETETLVRVLVEYVESLFKAGFRRFVFLNAHRGNNPCIESAARLLTGRHGIRIGMLSIWKLANDLCAIQDGLIEEGRFTHAGEIMTSTIMALKPEAVVVERMQADHPKSLKESAFKVQNSLGDIAFGGSVQTLYQDIREITDSGTMGDPTSATVEKGEAILARIAEYAGDFLKEFQKISLPWNPAEAACLP